One window of the Pseudomonas sihuiensis genome contains the following:
- a CDS encoding BUD32 family EKC/KEOPS complex subunit codes for MRTISTLQLDALLQNSTPIESDGFGLKVARLSDGNFLKFYRRKRLLSSALWILPSKRFASNVQRLKELGVACPDVVELLLIPDRQLNAVLYRPLPGDTLRNHWRRIDAEQRSIEVRQFGAFLAHLHQSGVYFRSLHLGNVLRLPDGTLGLIDLSDMKVGSHPLNAGKRKRNIQHILRYPEDTAWLTQQHRQDWVAGYAQNCSSRHAMSFERALNKAYPPLP; via the coding sequence ATGAGAACAATCAGCACCTTGCAGCTCGATGCGCTCCTGCAGAACTCCACCCCGATAGAAAGCGATGGCTTCGGGTTGAAGGTCGCACGCTTGTCGGACGGCAATTTCCTGAAGTTCTACCGGCGCAAGCGGCTGCTGTCGTCGGCGCTCTGGATCCTGCCGAGCAAGCGCTTCGCCAGCAACGTGCAGCGCCTGAAAGAGCTGGGCGTCGCCTGCCCAGATGTCGTGGAGCTGCTGCTCATTCCTGACAGGCAATTGAATGCCGTGCTGTACCGGCCGCTGCCAGGGGACACGCTGCGCAACCACTGGCGCCGGATCGATGCTGAACAGCGCTCAATCGAAGTTCGTCAATTCGGAGCCTTTCTCGCCCATCTGCACCAGTCAGGTGTCTACTTCCGCTCCCTGCACCTGGGCAATGTCCTGCGCTTGCCAGACGGCACACTAGGGCTGATCGACCTGTCGGACATGAAGGTTGGAAGCCACCCGCTCAATGCCGGCAAGCGCAAGCGCAATATTCAGCACATTCTGCGCTACCCGGAAGACACCGCGTGGCTCACACAGCAGCATCGGCAGGACTGGGTAGCGGGCTATGCCCAAAATTGCAGCAGCAGGCACGCGATGAGCTTCGAACGCGCTTTGAACAAGGCCTACCCCCCCCTCCCCTGA
- a CDS encoding glycosyltransferase family 2 protein, whose amino-acid sequence MSESNRQPLVSVVISSYNHAPYIERCIESVLAQTYPNIELLVVDDGSSDDSVVRIRALQARHAFDFVAQENQGLARTLNGCIARSQGSLVAPFGSDDIMCPERIAIQVAYMQDKPEVGICAGEIQYIDAEGKPQCRRKRKLGFRRLNFEDLFNDKKAGAPAPTLLFRREVLEAVGGFDPEIRLEDLLVELKITRAGYFIDVLPDVLAQYRVHETNTYKNRRMMVDAVLSTYGHFADHPDYPKVCAAFINSMLLKCARDDKPLARELLAQLPMKYRNLKTARAIFRLMMP is encoded by the coding sequence ATGAGTGAATCGAACCGGCAGCCGCTTGTCAGTGTTGTCATTTCGTCCTACAACCATGCGCCCTACATCGAACGCTGTATCGAAAGCGTATTGGCGCAAACCTATCCGAATATCGAGTTGCTGGTCGTCGATGACGGTTCCAGCGATGACAGTGTCGTGCGGATCCGGGCATTGCAGGCGCGCCACGCATTCGATTTCGTCGCCCAGGAAAATCAGGGGCTGGCTCGTACCCTGAATGGTTGCATAGCTCGTTCACAGGGGAGTCTGGTCGCGCCTTTTGGTTCCGACGACATTATGTGCCCCGAGCGTATCGCTATTCAGGTCGCCTATATGCAGGACAAGCCTGAGGTCGGTATCTGTGCCGGGGAAATCCAGTACATCGATGCAGAGGGAAAGCCGCAGTGTCGGCGTAAGCGCAAGCTTGGGTTTCGTCGCCTGAATTTTGAGGATCTGTTCAACGACAAAAAGGCCGGCGCTCCCGCACCGACCCTGCTGTTTCGACGTGAGGTGCTGGAAGCCGTCGGTGGCTTCGATCCAGAGATCCGTCTGGAGGATCTGTTGGTCGAGTTGAAGATTACCCGGGCCGGATACTTCATCGACGTGCTCCCCGATGTGCTGGCGCAGTATAGGGTGCATGAAACCAATACCTACAAGAACCGGCGCATGATGGTGGACGCGGTGCTGAGCACCTATGGGCATTTTGCCGATCACCCGGATTATCCGAAGGTGTGCGCGGCCTTCATCAATTCGATGCTGCTCAAGTGTGCACGCGATGACAAGCCGCTGGCTCGTGAGCTGTTGGCGCAATTGCCGATGAAGTACCGCAATCTGAAGACGGCTCGCGCGATTTTTCGCCTGATGATGCCCTGA
- a CDS encoding glycosyltransferase yields the protein MSRKIKVLQMQNRYNVNASDLAEQIIQGLPTDNFEVTTLFLRGRPGEGEPESRATRSLYLGFSQSDLKGVRLRALWRLYRLIRAERFDVVIAHRFKPMNMLMLLNRALRIPLCIGVQHGIGDFDRPYRRWESRQLLKDNWRIVGVSRAVRDYLIGCDAGFDATNTVQINNAIDIDRAETLQHPKAYARELLGLSQEPFVFGAIGRLVPVKGHVHLIEAFAQVRARYPQAQLAIIGEGRMRQELEALVARLGLADAVFLLGAREDALQYVRAFDAFVMPSLSEGLPLALLEGMSGHLPVIGSDIPSLKPILEDCGGRLFPSGRPDLLAAIMMNLLAMTKQERDEEGARSYAYLRRAHDIEDFRRHYLKLVEEGVGNERRFS from the coding sequence CCACACTGTTTCTGCGTGGGCGGCCTGGTGAGGGCGAGCCGGAAAGTCGTGCTACACGCTCCCTATATCTGGGCTTCAGTCAGTCGGACCTTAAAGGGGTACGGCTACGAGCCTTGTGGCGCCTTTATCGTCTGATCCGGGCTGAGCGTTTCGATGTGGTGATCGCCCATCGCTTCAAACCGATGAACATGCTGATGCTGCTCAACCGTGCGTTGCGTATTCCGCTTTGCATCGGCGTGCAGCATGGGATTGGCGATTTTGATCGCCCATACCGCCGCTGGGAGTCACGTCAGTTGCTGAAGGATAACTGGCGTATCGTAGGCGTCTCCCGGGCTGTGCGCGACTACCTGATCGGTTGTGACGCTGGTTTCGACGCGACCAATACGGTGCAGATCAACAACGCGATCGATATTGATCGTGCCGAAACATTGCAGCATCCCAAAGCATACGCCCGCGAGTTGCTTGGCCTTTCGCAGGAGCCTTTTGTCTTCGGGGCTATCGGTCGGCTGGTACCGGTCAAGGGGCATGTCCACTTGATCGAGGCGTTTGCTCAGGTGCGTGCCCGTTACCCTCAAGCTCAGTTGGCCATCATTGGCGAAGGTCGCATGCGTCAGGAGCTTGAGGCGCTGGTCGCGCGCCTTGGTCTGGCCGATGCGGTGTTCCTGTTGGGCGCGCGTGAGGATGCCCTGCAGTATGTCAGGGCATTCGACGCTTTCGTCATGCCGTCTCTGAGCGAAGGGCTGCCGCTGGCCCTGCTGGAGGGTATGAGTGGGCATCTTCCTGTCATCGGCTCGGATATTCCGAGTCTGAAGCCCATCCTTGAGGATTGTGGGGGGCGCCTGTTTCCGAGTGGACGGCCTGATTTGCTGGCCGCGATCATGATGAATCTGCTGGCAATGACGAAGCAAGAGCGGGACGAGGAAGGGGCTCGGTCGTATGCTTATCTGCGTCGGGCTCATGACATCGAGGATTTTCGCCGACACTACCTCAAGCTGGTAGAAGAAGGGGTTGGCAATGAAAGGCGTTTTTCATGA